In Gadus chalcogrammus isolate NIFS_2021 chromosome 1, NIFS_Gcha_1.0, whole genome shotgun sequence, one DNA window encodes the following:
- the LOC130389770 gene encoding tumor necrosis factor receptor superfamily member 14-like isoform X1, producing MRCVVVILTCVSLALSPPGEGCRSGEYEPAPGMCCPLCDKGSVVLRDCTDESSTNCRPCESGTYMDADNGRSQCMSCRPCIAEQGLGTQRECSRVRDSACSVLDGFYCQASNQESGCSLAEMHTRCTAGQTAAEPGTRTTDTVCEDCATGFYSPDGTNCTAWNICVDGEVERHEGSRTKDVLCAKAPGRHHYVIIIPVLVATGAVVWMLVHASRHQGGLQPPHFQRPWSGAPCLSCSPRDPTPDKRTKMR from the exons CCCTCAGCCCTCCAGGAGAAGGCTGTCGTTCTGGGGAGTATGAGCCCGCTCCTGGGATGTGCTGCCCACTGTGCGATAAAG GGAGTGTTGTGCTGCGAGACTGCACCGACGAGTCGAGTACCAACTGCAGACCGTGTGAGAGTGGCACCTACATGGACGCAGACAACGGACGCAGCCAGTGTATGAGCTGTCGACCCTGTATCGCAG AACAAGGTCTGGGGACACAACGGGAGTGCTCCAGAGTACGGGACTCAGCCTGCAGCGTATTGGATGGCTTCTACTGCCAAGCGTCCAATCAGGAGTCAGGCTGCTCCCTGGCTGAGATGCACACTCGTTGCACAGCTGGCCAGACGGCGGCGGAGcctg GAACCAGGACCACGGACACGGTCTGCGAGGACTGCGCGACAGGGTTTTACTCTCCAGATGGAACAAACTGTACAGCATGGAACAT CTGCGTGGATGGAGAGGTTGAGCGGCACGAAGGCAGCCGAACCAAGGACGTGCTCTGTGCTAAAGCCCCAGGCAGGCATCACTATGTCATAATAATACCAGTACTGGTCGCCACCGGAGCTGTGGTATGGATGCTAGTCCATG cctctcgccaccagggggggctgcagcccccccactTCCAGCGTCCAtggtctggggccccctgcttgagctgctccccccgcgacccgaccccggataagcggacgaaaatgagatga
- the LOC130389770 gene encoding tumor necrosis factor receptor superfamily member 14-like isoform X2 has product MRCVVVILTCVSLALSPPGEGCRSGEYEPAPGMCCPLCDKGSVVLRDCTDESSTNCRPCESGTYMDADNGRSQCMSCRPCIAEQGLGTQRECSRVRDSACSVLDGFYCQASNQESGCSLAEMHTRCTAGQTAAEPGTRTTDTVCEDCATGFYSPDGTNCTAWNICVDGEVERHEGSRTKDVLCAKAPGRHHYVIIIPVLVATGAVVWMLVHAYHGRTEASEEVDSEELEPQQSLL; this is encoded by the exons CCCTCAGCCCTCCAGGAGAAGGCTGTCGTTCTGGGGAGTATGAGCCCGCTCCTGGGATGTGCTGCCCACTGTGCGATAAAG GGAGTGTTGTGCTGCGAGACTGCACCGACGAGTCGAGTACCAACTGCAGACCGTGTGAGAGTGGCACCTACATGGACGCAGACAACGGACGCAGCCAGTGTATGAGCTGTCGACCCTGTATCGCAG AACAAGGTCTGGGGACACAACGGGAGTGCTCCAGAGTACGGGACTCAGCCTGCAGCGTATTGGATGGCTTCTACTGCCAAGCGTCCAATCAGGAGTCAGGCTGCTCCCTGGCTGAGATGCACACTCGTTGCACAGCTGGCCAGACGGCGGCGGAGcctg GAACCAGGACCACGGACACGGTCTGCGAGGACTGCGCGACAGGGTTTTACTCTCCAGATGGAACAAACTGTACAGCATGGAACAT CTGCGTGGATGGAGAGGTTGAGCGGCACGAAGGCAGCCGAACCAAGGACGTGCTCTGTGCTAAAGCCCCAGGCAGGCATCACTATGTCATAATAATACCAGTACTGGTCGCCACCGGAGCTGTGGTATGGATGCTAGTCCATG CCTATCATGGGAGGACAGAG GCATCAGAGGAGGTGGACAGTGAAGAGTTGGAACCCCAGCAAAGCTTACTGTAA
- the LOC130389770 gene encoding tumor necrosis factor receptor superfamily member 14-like isoform X3 — protein sequence MRCVVVILTCVSLALSPPGEGCRSGEYEPAPGMCCPLCDKGSVVLRDCTDESSTNCRPCESGTYMDADNGRSQCMSCRPCIAEQGLGTQRECSRVRDSACSVLDGFYCQASNQESGCSLAEMHTRCTAGQTAAEPGTRTTDTVCEDCATGFYSPDGTNCTAWNICVDGEVERHEGSRTKDVLCAKAPGRHHYVIIIPVLVATGAVVWMLVHGIRGGGQ from the exons CCCTCAGCCCTCCAGGAGAAGGCTGTCGTTCTGGGGAGTATGAGCCCGCTCCTGGGATGTGCTGCCCACTGTGCGATAAAG GGAGTGTTGTGCTGCGAGACTGCACCGACGAGTCGAGTACCAACTGCAGACCGTGTGAGAGTGGCACCTACATGGACGCAGACAACGGACGCAGCCAGTGTATGAGCTGTCGACCCTGTATCGCAG AACAAGGTCTGGGGACACAACGGGAGTGCTCCAGAGTACGGGACTCAGCCTGCAGCGTATTGGATGGCTTCTACTGCCAAGCGTCCAATCAGGAGTCAGGCTGCTCCCTGGCTGAGATGCACACTCGTTGCACAGCTGGCCAGACGGCGGCGGAGcctg GAACCAGGACCACGGACACGGTCTGCGAGGACTGCGCGACAGGGTTTTACTCTCCAGATGGAACAAACTGTACAGCATGGAACAT CTGCGTGGATGGAGAGGTTGAGCGGCACGAAGGCAGCCGAACCAAGGACGTGCTCTGTGCTAAAGCCCCAGGCAGGCATCACTATGTCATAATAATACCAGTACTGGTCGCCACCGGAGCTGTGGTATGGATGCTAGTCCATG GCATCAGAGGAGGTGGACAGTGA
- the LOC130389770 gene encoding tumor necrosis factor receptor superfamily member 14-like isoform X4: MRCVVVILTCVSLALSPPGEGCRSGEYEPAPGMCCPLCDKGSVVLRDCTDESSTNCRPCESGTYMDADNGRSQCMSCRPCIAEQGLGTQRECSRVRDSACSVLDGFYCQASNQESGCSLAEMHTRCTAGQTAAEPELPTCSRRNQDHGHGLRGLRDRVLLSRWNKLYSMEHVGYAIGSFCVMLFYEFK; encoded by the exons CCCTCAGCCCTCCAGGAGAAGGCTGTCGTTCTGGGGAGTATGAGCCCGCTCCTGGGATGTGCTGCCCACTGTGCGATAAAG GGAGTGTTGTGCTGCGAGACTGCACCGACGAGTCGAGTACCAACTGCAGACCGTGTGAGAGTGGCACCTACATGGACGCAGACAACGGACGCAGCCAGTGTATGAGCTGTCGACCCTGTATCGCAG AACAAGGTCTGGGGACACAACGGGAGTGCTCCAGAGTACGGGACTCAGCCTGCAGCGTATTGGATGGCTTCTACTGCCAAGCGTCCAATCAGGAGTCAGGCTGCTCCCTGGCTGAGATGCACACTCGTTGCACAGCTGGCCAGACGGCGGCGGAGcctg AACTCCCAACGTGTTCTCGTAGGAACCAGGACCACGGACACGGTCTGCGAGGACTGCGCGACAGGGTTTTACTCTCCAGATGGAACAAACTGTACAGCATGGAACATGTGGGTTATGCCATTGGCTCCTTTTGTGTCATGTTATTTTATGAATTCAAGTAA